A genomic window from Malassezia vespertilionis chromosome 6, complete sequence includes:
- a CDS encoding uncharacterized protein (COG:T; EggNog:ENOG503NU29) has translation MTDKMEAVPSEQRGGWMTFLKSIASFSGDLSKMTAPSFILSPVSLTEYPSYWGENPELWKEIQQGGSPEQRMIAVVRWFIATLKGQYTARNTSMGSEKKPLNPILGEVFLGAWPDKSGRGETTLVSEQVSHHPPITAYCLNNDAAGVTVEGHSGQKTSFNGRSINVVQVGHAMLTLRRPEGEERYLITLPTLTIDGLWYGSPYIEIIDSSYIQSSTGFLATINYSGKGYFTGKAHTFNAVVNNDKTGQTILEAAGDWSDVSTVKKSAVLPPGSIFWNAGVVPREEIAVKPLEEQDACESRKVWQHVAHGIRTKNYELASKDKSRIENEQRNLRKQREAENNPHQLRFFDRNPADPLYAQLIRQCKGHAPTQESFRRKRA, from the exons ATGACGGACAAAATGGAGGCCGTCCCGAGCGAGCAGCGTGGAGGATGGATGACT TTCCTCAAATCGATTGCGAGTTTTTCTGGCGACCTGAGCAAGATGACTGCGCCGTCCTTTATCCTGTCGCCCGTCTCGCTGACCGAGTATCCCTCGTACTGGGGCGAGAATCCCGAGCTCTGGAAGGAGATCCAGCAGGGTGGTTCTCCCGAGCAGCGTATGATTGCCGTTGTGCGCTGGTTCATCGCGACGCTAAAAGGGCAATACACAGCGCGCAACACGAGCATGGGTTCCGAGAAAAAACCATTGAACCCGATTCTTGGCGAAGTGTTCCTTGGCGCGTGGCCGGACAAGTCTGGCCGCGGGGAGACCACGTTGGTGTCCGAGCAAGTGTCGCACCATCCGCCCATCACTGCGTACTGCCTGAACAATGATGCGGCCGGCGTCACGGTCGAAGGGCACAGCGGCCAAAAGACCTCGTTCAACGGCCGTTCGATCAATGTCGTGCAGGTGGGGCATGCAATGCTTACGTTGCGCCGCCCCGAAGGCGAGGAGCGCTATCTAATCACTCTTCCCACGCTCACGATTGATGGCCTTTGGTACGGCTCGCCCTACATTGAGATTATCGACTCCTCCTACATACAGTCCAGCACGGGCTTCTTGGCCACGATCAACTACAGCGGCAAAGGCTACTTTACCGGCAAGGCACATACCTTCAACGCAGTTGTCAACAACGACAAGACCGGCCAGACGATCCTCGAGGCTGCAGGCGATTGGTCGGACGTGAGTACGGTCAAGAAGAGCGCCGTGCTTCCTCCCGGCAGCATCTTCTGGAACGCCGGCGTGGTGCCGCGCGAGGAAATCGCTGTCAAGCCACTCGAGGAGCAGGATGCATGCGAAAGCCGCAAGGTGTGGCAGCATGTCGCCCACGGGATCCGTACCAAGAACTACGAACTCGCCAGCAAGGACAAGTCCCGCATCGAGaacgagcagcgcaacctgcgcaagcagcgcgaggcggaAAACAACCCGCACCAGCTCCGATTCTTTGACCGCAATCCCGCGGACCCCTTGTATGCGCAGCTCATCAGGCAGTGCAAGGGCCACGCACCCACCCAGGAAAGTTttcgccgcaagcgcgcgtaG
- the DIP2 gene encoding beta transducin (COG:A; EggNog:ENOG503NWQD) encodes MVRSYERHEPTLAFGLVSSNAANCVLGEDGRSAYVPALEDVLVWDMKLGQQRGAWHEIGSRVAVTAIARAPHPNASRFAVGYADGSIRLWDAETGAALLTFNGHQRAVTALAFDRAGLQLASGSLDTSVIVWDTVAETGLFRLKSHHGAITALAFLNDTEHVAPATYLVSTAKDGLMKLWDLRLQHNIQTVVSGEEQLFSVAVSQAHEPMDGVEGGALVVTGGTNGALRVWEASGAALREGLRVKDAVDAHMPQFITPHGTLEMPGAHRVQQLAFSASTNDTFLAASSGDRSVQVFRVRTLDEARKKQQRRTRRAMEKAERTGGAPVEVALTWSLRFEPYVLIRPSIGRVRSFSFPTGAAPGSGDAFGPMPLLCALTTNSAEIHTVPAIPRTKQEKKQLESQIANALELPGHRADVRAVALSYDDSLLASVCGSGQLKIWNARTGRCIRTLPVSAYALSVAWLPGDRYVLVGCKDGSLHSFDIPAGMPVETIEAHQGPIWSCIVHPNGQSAVTCSADKDVKFWEFEMAQPEEASAPQLSLVHVRTLKVADDVLCARFSPDGRLLAISLLDNTVKVFYADTLKFFLSLYGHKLPVLSLDISGDGKLCVTCSADKNVKIWGLDFGDCHRSIFAHDESIMGVAFEHGEQGGGLMGGREGASHRFWTVAKDGLVKYWDADRFVGIQTLEGHHGEIWALATSHNGRFLATAGSDRSIRVWEKTDEPLFLEEEREKELEKLYESAAPQSDELAIGALAEGAEDEQPKGAEATAVSKASTESLMAGERLLEALAIADEDVQKRAAATRAGQAESVVSINPVIQAVFGENSMEEVDAYKYVLKVVERIPATHVEDALLVLPFDRVITLLTFLDVWVTKEWNVSLAARILFFLLRTHHTQIVSHRVMRTTLMRLRTHLRDVLAKQKTMLGFNLAAMRYLKQQQLERRTTELLERPDTNLEDIDEQTIRAQIESKAQRKRKLQVR; translated from the coding sequence ATGGTGCGTTCGTACGAGCGGCACGAGCCGACGCTGGCGTTTGGCCTAGTCAGCTCCAATGCTGCTAACTGTGTGTTGGGTGAGGATGGAAGGTCTGCGTATGTTCCGGCGCTTGAGGACGTGCTTGTGTGGGATATGAAGCTGggccagcagcgcggcgcgtggcACGAAATTGGCTCTCGCGTTGCAGTAACGGCCATtgctcgtgcgccgcaccccaatgcgtcgcgctttgcggtGGGGTACGCGGATGGATCGATTCGTCTTTGGGATGCAGAGAcgggtgcggcgctgctcacgTTTAACGGGCACCAACGCGCCGTCACAGCGCTCGCATTCGACCGAGCGGGCCTGCAATTGGCGAGTGGAAGCTTGGATACGTCGGTGATTGTCTGGGATACGGTTGCAGAAACGGGCCTGTTTCGCTTAAAGAGCCATCATGGCGCAATCACCGCGCTCGCATTCTTGAACGACAccgagcacgtcgcgcccGCCACGTACCTTGTTTCGACTGCAAAAGACGGGCTCATGAAGCTCTGGGATCTGCGCCTTCAGCACAACATCCAGACTGTGGTGTCTGGAGAAGAGCAGCTTTTCAGCGTTGCTGTATCGCAGGCGCACGAGCCCATGGACGGCGTCGAAGGCGGCGCACTGGTCGTCACAGGCGGCACAAacggagcgctgcgcgtgtggGAAGCGTCGGgtgctgcactgcgcgaagGGCTTCGTGTCAAGGATGCTGTAGATGCGCACATGCCGCAGTTTATCACGCCGCATGGCACGCTTGAAATGCCTGGGGCCCACCGAGTCCAGCAGCTGGCCTTTAGCGCCTCGACAAACGACACATTCctcgccgcgtcgagcggcgATAGGAGCGTGCAAGTATTTCGTGTACGTACTCTGGACGAGGCACGCAAGAaacagcagcgcaggacaaggcgcgccatggaAAAGGCAGAGCGCACCGGCGGAGCGCCTGTTGAAGTCGCCTTGACATGGTCGCTTCGGTTCGAGCCCTACGTACTAATTCGGCCTTCGATCGGGCGCGTGCGAAGCTTTTCCTTCCCTacgggcgccgcgccaggGTCTGGCGATGCATTCGGGCCGATGCCGCTTCTGTGTGCACTCACCACCAACAGCGCTGAAATTCACACCGTACCGGCCATCCCACGGACCAAGCAAGAGAAGAAACAGCTCGAGTCGCAGATTGCGAATGCACTAGAACTTCCAGGACACCGTGCCGATGTCCGTGCGGTCGCGCTTTCCTACGACGATAGTCTCTTGGCATCCGTGTGTGGGAGCGGCCAGCTCAAGATCTGGAACGCACGTACGGGGCGCTGTATTCGCACCCTTCCTGTCTCTGCCTACGCATTGAGTGTGGCGTGGCTGCCAGGCGACCGCTACGTGCTGGTGGGGTGCAAAGACGGCTCTTTGCACAGCTTTGACATACCTGCCGGCATGCCGGTCGAGACGATCGAAGCGCACCAAGGGCCGATTTGGAGCTGCATTGTACACCCCAACGGCCAAAGTGCAGtgacatgcagcgcagacaAAGACGTCAAGTTCTGGGAGTTTGAAATGGCACAGCCAGAGGAGGCGAGTGCGCCACAGCTATCCcttgtgcatgtgcgcacgctcaAAGTCGCCGACGacgtgctttgcgcgcgtttttCTCCGGATGGACGCTTGCTAGCCATTTCACTCCTGGACAATACAGTCAAGGTATTTTATGCAGACACGCTCAAATTCTTCTTGAGCCTCTACGGACACAAACTCCCTGTCCTCTCGCTGGACATTTCGGGCGATGGAAAACTCTGTGTGACTTGCTCTGCGGACAAGAATGTGAAAATTTGGGGGCTCGATTTTGGCGACTGCCACCGCAGTAttttcgcgcacgacgaGAGTATTATGGGCGTTGCATtcgagcatggcgagcAAGGCGGTGGCTTGATGGGCGGGCGCGAAGGCGCGAGTCATCGATTTTGGACAGTGGCCAAAGACGGCCTTGTAAAGTATTGGGATGCGGATCGCTTTGTCGGCATCCAGACGCTCGAGGGCCACCACGGCGAGATTTGGGCGCTGGCGACCAGTCACAATGGCCGATTTCTCGCCACAGCGGGCTCCGATCGCAGTATCCGCGTGTGGGAAAAGACGGACGAGCCATTGTTTTTGGAGGAagagcgcgaaaaagagctgGAGAAGTTGTacgaaagcgccgcgccgcagtcCGACGAGCTTGCCATTGGAGCACTCGCGGAAGGCGCAGAAGACGAGCAGCCCAAGGGTGCAGAAGCAACCGCCGTGTCCAAGGCATCCACCGAATCGCTCATGGCCGGCGAGCGtttgctcgaggcgctcgccatcgccgACGAGGACGTGCAAAAGCGAGCCGCGGCAACACGCGCGGGACAAGCCGAGAGTGTCGTGTCTATCAACCCCGTCATTCAAGCCGTGTTTGGTGAGAACAGTATGGAAGAGGTCGATGCGTACAAGTACGTGCTCAAGGTTGTCGAAAGGATTCCCGCGACACACGTGGAAGATGCACTCCTCGTACTTCCATTCGACCGCGTCATCACTCTGCTCACGTTCCTTGACGTGTGGGTTACCAAGGAATGGAATGTgtcgcttgccgcgcgcatcctCTTCTttctgctgcgcacgcaccacaCACAAATTGTGTCGCACCGTGTGATGCGCACAACAttgatgcgcttgcgcacacATTTGCGTGATGTGCTTGCAAAACAAAAAACCATGCTGGGATTCAATCTTGCAGCGATGCGATACctcaagcagcagcaactCGAGCGACGCACGACCGAGCTGCTGGAGCGGCCCGATACCAACCTGGAAGACATAGACGAGCAGACGATCCGTGCGCAGATCGAgagcaaggcgcagcgcaagcgcaagttACAGGTCCGGTAG